The following are encoded together in the Roseobacter denitrificans OCh 114 genome:
- a CDS encoding calcium-binding protein — MATPTVWLDAFQVNTGLAAGGSQTLPKIIGLNNGHFVVAWQENAAGQTTIPAGAIATERGTDIVAKVYDAEGNVVRDSFRLNSDRNFDDELDFDLVATHDGFAMAYIDDSISVTTLTSVYYERFDFDGTPQTGTGNAFEIDTENVAADFLRNPQIAANLIASNDDIYVAYDDDVGTNTNINAKIIDQAGVLSAEFGSAQNSIDFDRLGDVTVLSNGNFVTAYLEEDGSTTSLEFVIRDQTGAQVGVNARFLANEGAEVNISALEGGGFVAVYTLNNDILFRTFDNAGSLQVGPLAVASGPNIQNEPVVVGLADGGFVVAWDDDTTGNLFARRYEADGTTDGTTFTVENTGTTQIDIGTTGDGRILFSWLAQGGEIFASIWDPRPSVIDPDDYDGSRAHVLDSDVITTGIGGSTVLAGVGSKTVFGQGGDDIINASSGGGEYFGGGGNDIIFASNTAFETLDGGAGIDTLNTTLFNGTYEINLVTGVTNFAPESFVNFENVVTGNGNTTITGTAGANVITTGNGNDTVNAGSGNDTINTGSGDDTVNGGSGNDTINTGAGNDTVESSTGSDTIFLGDGDDTATSSGTDTIFGGAGNDLIFSGLGLPETLDGGNGIDTLNTTSFSGSYVVNLATGLTNFAGEVFTNFENIISGSGSDELFGTSGVNIMEGGDGNDRILGLEGSDTLRGGGGNDVLNGGLGNDILRGDANEDRLFGREGDDNLDGGSGDDLLVGNEGNDILNGSGGDDFIRGQAGVDFINGGDGNDEAFGGDGNDTMRGGEGDDLLDGSAGNDFIDGEDGNDVLVGQIGNDTLLGGDGSDELRGGGGNDFLNGENGNDTLFGGANEDTLFGGSGDDFLQGNQQDDDLFGQSGNDRLFGGDGFDFLDGGIGDDRLEGNNGRDTLVGGTGADILIGGALGDTFRFNSVADSNLASRDTIVGIDGIGVANGDVIDVSVIDANTTIGGNQAFTFLGLQTTASALSFGAGALWVENAGGPTLLFGNIDNDATIEFAVQINDGAGTSAADYTLGDFIV; from the coding sequence ATGGCGACTCCAACAGTATGGCTCGATGCATTTCAGGTGAACACTGGCCTTGCCGCGGGTGGCAGTCAAACCCTTCCGAAAATCATTGGATTGAATAACGGACATTTCGTTGTTGCGTGGCAGGAAAACGCTGCCGGGCAAACCACCATCCCCGCAGGCGCTATCGCGACTGAGCGCGGCACAGACATTGTGGCCAAGGTCTATGACGCCGAAGGCAATGTCGTGCGCGACTCGTTCCGGCTCAACTCGGACCGGAATTTCGATGATGAACTGGATTTCGACCTGGTTGCGACCCACGATGGCTTTGCCATGGCGTACATTGATGATTCGATCAGCGTGACAACTCTGACATCCGTGTATTACGAGCGGTTCGATTTTGATGGCACGCCCCAGACGGGTACCGGCAACGCATTCGAAATCGACACTGAAAATGTCGCAGCAGACTTTCTGCGCAACCCGCAAATTGCAGCCAACCTGATTGCATCCAACGACGACATCTATGTCGCCTATGACGATGATGTCGGCACAAACACCAATATCAACGCAAAGATCATCGACCAGGCGGGCGTGCTCTCAGCTGAATTCGGATCAGCGCAAAACAGCATTGATTTTGACCGTCTCGGTGACGTGACAGTTCTGAGCAACGGCAACTTCGTGACAGCGTACCTTGAAGAAGACGGCAGTACGACCAGTCTTGAATTTGTCATCCGCGACCAGACCGGGGCGCAGGTCGGCGTAAACGCGCGGTTCCTTGCGAATGAAGGGGCCGAAGTCAACATTTCCGCGCTTGAAGGCGGTGGATTTGTCGCTGTCTACACGTTGAACAATGACATTCTGTTCCGCACCTTCGACAACGCAGGCTCTCTTCAAGTTGGGCCCCTTGCCGTTGCCTCAGGGCCGAACATTCAAAACGAGCCCGTCGTGGTCGGCCTCGCCGATGGCGGTTTCGTTGTAGCGTGGGACGACGATACAACCGGCAACCTGTTCGCCCGCCGATACGAAGCGGACGGCACCACGGACGGCACCACCTTCACGGTTGAAAACACAGGCACCACGCAGATCGACATCGGCACCACGGGTGACGGTCGCATCCTGTTTAGCTGGCTGGCGCAGGGCGGTGAAATCTTTGCCTCTATCTGGGATCCGCGCCCATCCGTGATCGACCCGGACGACTACGACGGGTCCCGTGCGCATGTGCTGGATTCTGACGTGATCACGACCGGCATTGGCGGCTCGACCGTGCTTGCAGGGGTGGGTTCAAAAACGGTGTTCGGACAGGGTGGAGATGACATCATCAATGCCTCTTCCGGCGGTGGCGAATACTTTGGCGGCGGCGGCAATGATATCATCTTTGCCAGCAACACCGCCTTTGAAACACTCGACGGCGGTGCGGGCATCGATACGCTGAACACCACGCTGTTCAATGGCACCTATGAAATCAACCTCGTCACAGGCGTGACCAACTTTGCGCCAGAGTCGTTTGTGAACTTCGAGAATGTCGTGACCGGCAACGGGAATACCACGATCACCGGGACGGCCGGTGCGAATGTCATTACCACTGGAAACGGAAACGACACGGTAAATGCCGGATCGGGCAATGACACGATCAACACTGGCAGCGGTGATGACACGGTCAACGGCGGCAGTGGCAATGACACGATCAACACTGGCGCGGGCAACGACACGGTAGAGTCCAGTACAGGGTCCGATACGATCTTTCTGGGCGATGGCGATGATACAGCCACCTCCTCGGGGACGGATACGATCTTTGGCGGCGCCGGCAATGATCTGATCTTTTCGGGTCTTGGCCTGCCCGAAACGCTGGATGGCGGCAACGGGATCGACACGCTGAACACCACGAGTTTCAGCGGTTCCTATGTCGTCAACCTCGCAACCGGTCTGACAAATTTCGCAGGCGAGGTCTTCACCAACTTCGAGAATATCATTTCCGGCAGTGGCAGTGATGAACTGTTCGGCACAAGCGGCGTCAACATCATGGAAGGGGGCGACGGCAACGACCGGATTCTCGGGCTTGAGGGCAGCGACACCCTGCGTGGGGGCGGCGGCAATGACGTTCTGAACGGCGGATTGGGCAACGACATCCTGCGTGGTGACGCCAATGAGGACCGCCTCTTCGGACGCGAAGGCGACGACAACCTCGATGGTGGATCAGGGGATGACCTGCTCGTCGGCAATGAAGGCAACGATATCCTGAACGGCAGCGGCGGGGATGACTTTATCCGCGGTCAAGCCGGGGTCGATTTCATCAACGGCGGCGACGGAAACGATGAAGCCTTTGGCGGTGATGGGAATGACACCATGCGCGGCGGTGAAGGTGACGACCTGCTCGACGGCAGCGCTGGTAACGATTTCATCGACGGGGAGGACGGCAACGATGTCCTTGTCGGTCAGATCGGCAATGACACATTGCTTGGCGGCGACGGGTCGGATGAGTTGCGCGGCGGCGGCGGCAATGATTTCCTGAACGGAGAAAACGGCAATGACACGCTGTTTGGTGGCGCCAATGAGGACACGTTGTTCGGCGGTTCTGGCGATGACTTCCTGCAGGGCAACCAGCAGGACGATGATCTCTTTGGCCAGTCCGGCAATGACCGCTTGTTCGGCGGTGATGGTTTTGACTTCTTGGATGGCGGCATCGGTGATGACCGGCTTGAGGGCAACAACGGGCGCGATACGCTGGTGGGCGGCACGGGCGCGGATATCCTCATCGGCGGGGCCTTGGGCGACACGTTCCGGTTCAACAGTGTGGCGGATTCCAACCTTGCCAGCAGAGACACGATTGTCGGCATCGATGGCATCGGCGTGGCCAATGGCGACGTGATCGACGTCTCCGTCATCGACGCGAACACCACAATCGGTGGCAATCAGGCCTTCACCTTCCTCGGGTTGCAGACGACCGCATCGGCCCTGTCCTTTGGCGCAGGCGCGCTTTGGGTCGAGAACGCGGGAGGGCCAACCCTGCTGTTCGGGAACATCGACAACGACGCCACGATCGAGTTCGCCGTCCAGATCAACGACGGTGCGGGCACCTCGGCGGCAGATTACACCTTGGGTGACTTCATCGTCTGA
- a CDS encoding Rieske 2Fe-2S domain-containing protein yields the protein MSVKYIPVQWNNNKYIYDAVMLVGAALFLYVFLYAAPGALNHERAVNPQIHNARAFGACAFVMLTVILCIGPLARLNPRFLPLLYNRRHFGVMTTFVAITHASYVVDWYFAFSRSNKYEAVLFANTSYGQLAGFPFEIFGVFALLVLIILAATSHDFWLKFLSPPVWKRLHYLIYPAYLAVVAHVSLGILQDQQNHTFTVIFIGGAGAVGGLHLLAALSERRQEKTEETRQTDWVDVCRTSEMTDGFAKIKLLANGERVAVYLTQGKLSAISNACAHQNGPLGEGRVIDCLVTCPWHGFQYDVTSGRSPAPFTEVVPTYNLRLDGDRVLVDPKANPPGTYVEPIEVRDLVKGL from the coding sequence ATGAGCGTCAAATACATCCCCGTTCAATGGAACAACAACAAATACATCTATGACGCGGTGATGCTCGTGGGGGCCGCGCTGTTTCTCTACGTTTTTCTATATGCCGCACCCGGCGCGCTGAACCATGAACGCGCGGTCAACCCGCAGATTCACAATGCGCGCGCATTCGGGGCCTGTGCCTTTGTCATGCTGACGGTCATTCTTTGCATTGGCCCGCTTGCCCGGCTCAATCCGCGGTTTTTGCCGCTGCTTTACAACCGGCGTCATTTTGGTGTGATGACGACGTTTGTTGCAATCACCCATGCCTCCTATGTGGTCGACTGGTATTTCGCCTTCTCAAGGTCAAACAAATACGAAGCGGTCCTCTTTGCAAACACGTCCTACGGTCAGCTCGCTGGCTTTCCGTTCGAGATATTCGGGGTTTTCGCGTTATTGGTGCTGATTATCCTTGCTGCGACCAGCCATGACTTCTGGCTGAAGTTCCTCAGCCCGCCGGTTTGGAAAAGGCTGCACTACCTCATCTATCCGGCTTACCTTGCTGTTGTGGCGCATGTCAGCCTTGGCATTTTGCAGGATCAGCAAAATCATACCTTCACAGTGATCTTTATCGGCGGCGCGGGCGCTGTTGGTGGATTGCACTTGCTTGCTGCACTGTCTGAGAGGCGGCAGGAAAAGACCGAAGAGACGCGCCAAACAGACTGGGTGGATGTGTGCAGGACGTCCGAAATGACCGACGGCTTTGCCAAGATCAAACTGCTCGCAAACGGAGAACGCGTGGCTGTTTACCTCACGCAAGGCAAGCTCAGTGCAATTTCCAATGCTTGCGCCCATCAAAACGGACCCTTGGGCGAAGGTCGCGTGATCGACTGCCTCGTAACCTGCCCCTGGCACGGGTTTCAATATGATGTCACCTCCGGTCGCTCCCCTGCACCCTTCACCGAAGTGGTGCCGACGTATAACCTGAGGCTCGATGGAGATCGGGTTCTGGTTGACCCCAAGGCGAACCCGCCCGGCACCTATGTGGAACCCATTGAGGTCCGCGATCTTGTGAAAGGTCTGTGA
- the aspS gene encoding aspartate--tRNA ligase, with protein sequence MHMYRSHTCADLSAQDVGKTVRLSGWVHRVRDHGGVLFIDLRDHYGITQVLCDPDSPVFEQMEQVRAEWCIRVDGVVKARDASLINPKISTGEIELFVKDLEVLGASEELPLQVFGDQEYPEETRLKYRYLDLRRANMQANMKLRSDVVASLRQQMWKADFREFQTPIITASSPEGARDFLVPSRLHPGRFYALPQAPQQFKQLLMVSGFDKYFQIAPCFRDEDPRADRSPTDFYQLDIEMSFVTQQDVFDVIQPVLTQVFEQFGNGKAVDQEWPQISYKDAALWYGSDKPDLRNPIKMQSVSEHFAGSGFAIFANLLEQEGTEIRAIPAPGGGSRKFCDRMNAFAQKEGLPGMGYIFWRDQGAGMEAAGPLAKNIGPERTEAIRQQLGLGVGDAAFFLGGKPKAFETVAGKARNHIGMELGLTDQNRFAFAWIVDFPIYEKDSETGRIDFEHNPFSMPQGGLEALQGDPLSVVGYQYDLSCNGYELVSGAIRNHKPEIMFKAFEIAGYGEDEVRKRFGGMVNAFQYGAPPHGGCAAGIDRIVMLLAEEANIREVILFPMNQRAEDLMMSAPSEPESEQLMELGLRVIPKD encoded by the coding sequence ATGCACATGTACCGCAGTCACACTTGCGCAGATCTGAGCGCGCAGGACGTAGGTAAAACGGTGCGGCTGTCTGGTTGGGTGCATCGTGTGCGCGACCATGGCGGGGTGCTTTTTATTGATCTGCGTGACCACTACGGTATCACGCAGGTTCTGTGCGATCCCGACAGCCCGGTTTTTGAACAGATGGAACAGGTGCGCGCCGAATGGTGTATCCGCGTGGATGGAGTCGTCAAAGCCCGGGATGCCAGTTTGATTAACCCCAAGATATCGACAGGTGAGATCGAGTTGTTCGTCAAGGATCTCGAAGTGCTTGGGGCGTCGGAGGAACTGCCGCTTCAGGTTTTTGGCGATCAGGAGTACCCCGAAGAAACACGCCTGAAGTATCGGTATCTGGATCTGCGTCGCGCCAACATGCAGGCGAACATGAAACTGCGCTCGGATGTGGTTGCCTCACTCCGCCAGCAGATGTGGAAAGCCGATTTTCGCGAATTCCAAACACCGATCATAACCGCCTCCAGCCCGGAAGGCGCGCGCGATTTCCTTGTGCCATCGCGTTTGCATCCGGGCCGGTTTTATGCGCTGCCGCAAGCGCCGCAGCAGTTCAAACAGCTTTTGATGGTATCAGGTTTTGACAAATACTTTCAGATCGCGCCGTGTTTCAGAGATGAAGACCCGCGCGCCGATCGCTCGCCGACCGATTTCTATCAGCTCGATATCGAAATGAGTTTCGTGACACAGCAGGACGTCTTTGATGTCATCCAACCTGTCTTGACGCAGGTTTTCGAGCAGTTCGGCAATGGGAAGGCCGTTGATCAGGAGTGGCCACAGATTTCCTATAAGGACGCCGCGCTCTGGTATGGATCGGACAAGCCCGATCTGCGCAACCCGATCAAGATGCAATCGGTTTCCGAGCATTTCGCAGGATCCGGTTTTGCCATTTTCGCGAACCTTCTGGAACAGGAAGGCACAGAGATCAGGGCGATCCCCGCGCCGGGTGGCGGCAGCCGAAAGTTCTGTGACCGCATGAATGCCTTTGCGCAGAAAGAAGGTCTGCCGGGCATGGGGTATATTTTCTGGCGCGATCAGGGCGCTGGCATGGAAGCCGCAGGGCCGCTTGCGAAGAACATCGGCCCGGAGCGTACCGAGGCGATCCGTCAGCAACTGGGCCTTGGCGTCGGGGATGCGGCGTTTTTCCTCGGCGGCAAGCCCAAGGCCTTTGAAACCGTCGCGGGCAAAGCCAGAAACCACATCGGTATGGAACTGGGCCTTACGGATCAGAATCGGTTCGCCTTTGCGTGGATCGTCGATTTCCCGATTTATGAGAAAGACAGCGAAACCGGCCGGATTGATTTCGAACACAACCCGTTTTCGATGCCTCAGGGCGGTCTGGAGGCCTTGCAGGGCGATCCGCTCAGCGTGGTGGGGTATCAGTATGATCTGTCGTGCAACGGATACGAGCTGGTGTCGGGCGCCATTCGAAACCACAAACCCGAGATCATGTTCAAGGCGTTTGAAATCGCGGGCTATGGCGAAGATGAGGTGCGCAAACGTTTCGGTGGCATGGTCAATGCCTTCCAATATGGCGCGCCCCCGCATGGTGGTTGTGCCGCTGGGATCGACCGGATCGTCATGCTGCTGGCCGAAGAAGCCAACATTCGCGAGGTCATCCTCTTTCCGATGAACCAGCGTGCCGAAGACCTGATGATGTCCGCGCCGTCTGAACCGGAAAGCGAACAGCTGATGGAGCTGGGCTTGCGGGTCATTCCCAAGGACTGA
- a CDS encoding GNAT family N-acetyltransferase produces the protein MPRSTSQSPVLGMPVPNWSVPDAPQGISLIGRYAELHLLDADLHGAALFDAYSGHDQIWDYLPYGPFETATEFKTWVKRTISAPIHQFYAIKNKESGVFEGVASYLRIDPANGSIEVGHINYSPALQRTRAGTEAMYLMMQNAFGIGFRRYEWKCNALNLGSRRAAQRLGFSYEGVFRQATVSKGRNRDTAWFAIIDQEWPALRRAFETWLAPENFEQGRQLTSLGDLTRTVRVTSDPLL, from the coding sequence ATGCCGCGCAGTACCAGTCAATCGCCGGTTCTCGGTATGCCTGTGCCGAATTGGTCAGTGCCCGATGCGCCCCAAGGCATATCGCTTATCGGGCGCTATGCCGAATTGCACCTGCTCGATGCTGATCTGCACGGTGCGGCGCTGTTTGATGCCTATAGCGGCCATGACCAGATCTGGGATTATCTGCCCTATGGGCCCTTCGAGACAGCCACCGAATTCAAGACGTGGGTCAAGCGGACGATCTCTGCGCCGATCCATCAGTTCTATGCGATCAAAAACAAGGAGAGCGGTGTTTTCGAAGGTGTCGCCAGTTATCTGCGCATTGATCCGGCGAATGGCTCAATCGAAGTCGGGCACATAAATTACAGCCCCGCGCTGCAGCGGACGCGCGCAGGCACTGAGGCCATGTATCTCATGATGCAGAATGCCTTTGGTATCGGCTTTCGTCGCTATGAATGGAAATGCAACGCGCTGAACTTGGGGTCGCGTCGGGCGGCGCAACGGCTCGGGTTCAGCTATGAAGGTGTGTTTCGGCAAGCCACCGTGAGCAAGGGACGCAACCGGGATACCGCATGGTTTGCGATCATTGATCAGGAATGGCCCGCGCTACGGCGTGCGTTTGAGACATGGTTGGCCCCTGAAAACTTCGAACAGGGCAGGCAGTTGACCAGCCTTGGTGATTTGACCCGCACGGTCAGGGTCACCAGTGATCCACTGTTGTAA
- a CDS encoding response regulator, with amino-acid sequence MDEKDPFAATIPTPTAARPLLGLTVLVIEDSRFACEAMRLLCLRSGARIRRADCLRSARRHLQVYRPSVVIVDLGLPDGCGAELITELTQTEPRVDVVLGTSGDLNGEALAQAAGCDGFLTKPIVSLAVFQQTILANLPAERQPAGLRELPDEIIHPDLMAFQDDMAHIADVLGGEDNETAIDYAAQFIGGVARSAQDTGLEQAADALAKARASGASAQNEVSRLASLVQQRLTRKLAI; translated from the coding sequence ATGGACGAAAAGGACCCTTTTGCGGCAACGATTCCCACACCGACTGCGGCGCGACCGCTTCTTGGACTAACTGTTCTGGTCATCGAAGACAGCCGATTTGCCTGCGAAGCCATGCGCCTCTTATGCCTGCGCAGCGGGGCACGGATCAGACGCGCTGACTGCTTGCGGTCGGCCCGGCGCCACCTGCAGGTGTACCGCCCCTCTGTGGTGATCGTGGATCTTGGCCTGCCAGACGGATGCGGTGCCGAGTTGATCACCGAACTGACGCAGACGGAGCCGCGTGTGGATGTGGTACTTGGTACATCGGGCGATCTCAATGGCGAGGCCTTGGCGCAGGCCGCGGGGTGTGATGGCTTTTTGACAAAGCCCATCGTGTCACTTGCAGTTTTCCAGCAAACCATCCTCGCCAACCTCCCGGCGGAACGGCAACCCGCCGGATTGCGCGAACTCCCTGACGAGATCATTCATCCCGATCTGATGGCGTTTCAGGACGATATGGCCCATATCGCCGATGTTTTGGGCGGGGAAGACAACGAAACGGCCATTGATTATGCCGCTCAGTTCATAGGAGGCGTGGCGCGATCCGCGCAGGATACCGGGTTGGAGCAAGCCGCCGATGCTTTGGCAAAAGCGCGTGCCTCCGGCGCATCTGCACAAAATGAGGTGTCAAGACTGGCTTCACTGGTGCAACAACGACTCACCCGGAAGCTGGCAATCTGA
- the mce gene encoding methylmalonyl-CoA epimerase, which produces MIGRLNHVAIAVPDLEAAANQYRTALGANVGAPQDEPDHGVTVIFIELPNTKIELLYPLGEASPIQGFLDKNPAGGIHHVCYEVEDILAARDHLVETGARVLGSGEPKIGAHGKPVLFLHPKDFNGCLVELEQT; this is translated from the coding sequence ATGATCGGCCGCCTGAACCATGTTGCGATTGCAGTGCCAGACCTTGAAGCTGCAGCAAATCAATACCGCACAGCCTTGGGGGCCAATGTCGGCGCACCGCAGGATGAGCCGGACCACGGCGTGACGGTGATCTTCATTGAATTGCCCAATACGAAAATCGAACTGCTTTATCCGTTGGGAGAGGCAAGCCCGATCCAGGGCTTCCTTGATAAAAACCCCGCAGGGGGCATTCACCATGTCTGCTACGAAGTCGAGGATATCCTAGCAGCACGCGACCACCTTGTTGAAACCGGCGCGCGTGTCCTTGGCAGCGGAGAGCCCAAGATCGGGGCACATGGCAAACCGGTTCTGTTCCTGCATCCCAAAGACTTCAACGGGTGCCTCGTGGAACTGGAACAAACCTGA
- a CDS encoding DUF1467 family protein, protein MGVTSALVLFAVIWSLMFLIILPIRVKTQGDLGKIVPGTHAGAPEVHDVGKKAKITTVLSLILWVIISTIILSEMITVRDLDWFGRMAPEATAGETDG, encoded by the coding sequence ATGGGTGTTACGTCTGCCTTGGTACTATTTGCGGTGATCTGGTCCCTCATGTTCCTGATCATCCTGCCCATCCGGGTGAAAACCCAAGGGGATCTGGGAAAGATCGTGCCCGGCACCCATGCCGGTGCGCCCGAAGTGCATGACGTCGGGAAAAAGGCGAAAATCACCACGGTGCTCAGCCTTATCCTGTGGGTGATTATTTCAACGATTATCTTGTCGGAAATGATTACCGTCAGGGATCTGGACTGGTTTGGGCGTATGGCCCCTGAGGCGACAGCCGGTGAAACAGATGGGTGA